A portion of the Cloacibacillus sp. genome contains these proteins:
- a CDS encoding AAA family ATPase encodes MIEELDIRGVGGIVEARLTFSGDFIVITGESGTGKSSLVRALEFIAGRRAQLNHIHTLNDSCEVQAVMSSEDIPGLFEKYQPQEGALIAKRSFSRSGKGRCALQEQTVPLSTLICAMEPNIVIQSQFAQLGLLEPTKQLELVDSCGGTNLKTALNKLETTFATALATEREIMAHKKRRRESESRFEEAPAVIRQIKALELKPESDKEWEKELAAIEKAESDYRALKLLSERMTNSEGGLLDQLEAAAKSLYAFASDDEGPWRETIEKTLSGAQELSNLIAQACRERASEEDSEAATERLEKKIGLLRKMKRSLNINSTEALLDFAKEAESELAWMSASRAELDELEERARRLRREISSLAIEVRALRKEAARVLSAKVNDELAGLGMEYAHFNIEIEELDKMRATGAENALFTLALPDQRPLPVGKNASGGELSRILIALQLSVGNDKLPGTLVFDEVEAGLGGKTALFAGYKLRHLSRRCRTILITHQATIAAMADQHYVVKREEENTTINEVTGEAREKEIARMLSGDESSREALEHAKALLENSTLFLRTR; translated from the coding sequence TTGATAGAGGAGCTCGACATTCGCGGAGTCGGCGGCATCGTTGAGGCCAGGCTCACCTTTTCGGGAGATTTCATCGTAATAACAGGAGAAAGCGGGACAGGCAAAAGCAGCCTCGTCCGCGCGCTTGAATTTATTGCGGGACGCCGCGCCCAGCTCAACCACATCCACACCCTAAACGACAGCTGCGAAGTACAGGCCGTAATGAGCTCCGAAGATATACCAGGCCTCTTTGAAAAATACCAGCCTCAAGAGGGCGCGCTGATAGCAAAAAGGAGCTTCTCCCGCAGCGGCAAAGGCCGGTGTGCGCTCCAGGAACAGACGGTGCCGCTTTCGACGCTCATTTGCGCGATGGAGCCGAACATAGTTATACAGAGCCAGTTTGCGCAGCTCGGGCTGCTTGAACCGACAAAACAGCTCGAACTTGTAGATTCATGCGGCGGGACAAACCTAAAGACTGCCCTGAACAAACTAGAAACCACCTTCGCCACAGCTCTTGCCACGGAGCGAGAAATAATGGCGCATAAAAAAAGACGCAGAGAGAGCGAAAGCCGATTTGAAGAGGCGCCCGCCGTAATAAGGCAGATAAAGGCGCTTGAACTGAAGCCAGAGAGCGACAAAGAATGGGAAAAAGAACTGGCCGCGATAGAAAAGGCTGAGTCCGACTACAGGGCGCTCAAACTGCTTTCCGAGAGGATGACCAACTCCGAGGGCGGCCTGTTGGACCAGCTAGAGGCCGCCGCAAAAAGCCTGTACGCCTTTGCGTCCGACGACGAAGGCCCCTGGCGTGAAACGATAGAAAAAACGCTGAGCGGAGCGCAGGAGCTTTCAAACCTCATAGCCCAGGCCTGCCGCGAGCGCGCCTCGGAAGAGGATTCGGAGGCGGCGACGGAACGGCTTGAAAAGAAAATAGGGCTTCTCAGAAAAATGAAGCGTTCGCTGAACATAAACTCCACCGAGGCGCTGCTTGATTTCGCAAAAGAGGCCGAGAGCGAGCTTGCGTGGATGAGCGCAAGCCGTGCGGAACTTGACGAACTCGAAGAGAGGGCGCGCAGGCTGCGCCGCGAAATATCTTCGCTTGCCATCGAGGTGCGCGCGCTCCGAAAAGAGGCGGCCCGCGTACTCTCTGCAAAGGTGAACGATGAGCTTGCCGGGCTTGGCATGGAATACGCTCATTTCAACATCGAAATAGAGGAGCTGGACAAAATGCGCGCAACAGGCGCGGAAAACGCCCTCTTCACGCTCGCCCTTCCCGACCAGAGGCCGCTTCCCGTCGGCAAAAACGCCTCTGGCGGCGAGCTTTCAAGAATATTGATTGCATTGCAGCTTTCTGTAGGCAACGACAAACTGCCCGGAACATTAGTCTTTGACGAAGTAGAGGCGGGCCTTGGCGGAAAAACGGCGCTCTTTGCCGGATACAAGCTGCGCCATTTGTCACGCCGCTGCCGCACGATACTGATAACGCATCAGGCGACGATAGCGGCAATGGCCGACCAGCATTACGTAGTAAAACGCGAAGAGGAAAACACCACGATAAACGAGGTAACGGGAGAGGCGCGCGAAAAAGAGATAGCAAGAATGCTCTCCGGCGACGAATCGTCGCGCGAAGCGCTCGAACACGCGAAAGCGCTTTTGGAAAACAGCACACTTTTCCTCCGAACGCGATAG
- a CDS encoding NAD(+)/NADH kinase — protein MDGTHATEIKNEKKVGLLFNTQKPEAIEMAWRLWKWGRKHGVKFLLPPHEASAISLPGVTDEEWRKEASFAVILGGDGTFLRAARYTFGSSIPLYGINLGRLGFLAIGSPNSAESDIEGILEGKYTLQLRRLLKGQVMRAGRIVHELHALNDLVVSKGSLARVIDLEVKVGTETMSLFLADGLILSTPTGSTAYALSAGGPIVPPHVPCMIMAPICAHTLYARPVILSDTDTALVIPRGETRSLILTQDGQLGYELLPGDELQVTLDKEIYVETIQLNGRSYYDLLREKLRWGFNGIREAGEEV, from the coding sequence ATGGACGGCACGCACGCAACGGAGATAAAAAACGAAAAAAAGGTCGGACTTCTCTTCAACACGCAGAAACCGGAGGCCATAGAGATGGCCTGGCGTCTTTGGAAGTGGGGCAGAAAGCATGGCGTGAAGTTTCTCCTGCCGCCGCATGAAGCCTCCGCCATCTCGCTTCCCGGCGTCACCGACGAAGAGTGGAGGAAAGAGGCCTCATTCGCTGTGATACTCGGCGGCGACGGCACCTTTCTGCGCGCCGCGCGCTACACCTTCGGCAGCTCCATTCCGCTCTACGGCATAAACCTGGGCAGGCTGGGCTTTCTTGCAATCGGCAGCCCCAATTCCGCGGAAAGCGACATCGAAGGCATCCTGGAGGGCAAATACACGCTGCAGCTCCGCCGGCTGCTCAAAGGACAGGTGATGCGCGCGGGACGAATCGTGCACGAGCTGCACGCGCTCAACGACCTCGTAGTCTCAAAGGGCAGCCTTGCGCGCGTGATAGATCTTGAGGTCAAAGTCGGCACGGAGACAATGTCGCTCTTTTTAGCGGACGGCCTAATTTTATCGACGCCGACAGGCTCCACGGCGTACGCGCTCTCCGCTGGAGGCCCCATCGTGCCGCCTCACGTGCCCTGCATGATAATGGCGCCAATATGCGCGCACACCCTCTACGCAAGGCCCGTCATACTCAGCGACACGGACACGGCGCTCGTCATACCGCGCGGAGAGACGCGCAGCCTCATCCTCACGCAGGACGGCCAGCTCGGCTACGAACTGCTGCCGGGCGACGAACTGCAGGTGACGCTCGACAAAGAGATATACGTAGAGACGATACAGCTCAACGGGCGCAGCTATTACGACCTTTTGAGGGAAAAGCTTCGCTGGGGCTTCAACGGCATAAGAGAGGCAGGGGAAGAGGTTTGA